From Verrucomicrobiia bacterium, a single genomic window includes:
- a CDS encoding tandem-95 repeat protein: MDPAPLSRPTPRRRVLSKLAAGAAFLAALWATAFQAFAAAPTVTLPGAVPASIGDKSTSNPFDGAGVTGDSDVVITLSFPDGRGTFPVSPDFTTGVSAGVRSYVLTSRSPGAAAGFLDGLVFTPVQNRIPIGSTEATVFTVQAVDTGSLTGSGTVTLTVSPVNDSPTILFGSPGPAGIFDNQISQPFANVTVNDVDAGDALTATITYPSAHGILQVGAGSPALTLGGSAGNYTVSSASVADMQNFLRRLEYVPTENRLPVAPPAFTTESTVFSVTVRDIALASASASEDVEVESFNDAPTIGGALTSPVPDNAPALVFQGLTIRDPDWVRVGATLVPQPVDVVVTFGENVGAGAFPDADEEGVFEASGPAVASPPSTTSVEAQVRTLLFEPTANRQPVGATESVSLGVQATDSLGASGSSTLSFEVLSINDPPTLEVTLNPLSVRDTETLQPLTVRISDPDIGETFSVEIVPISDPTFQYAVFEPSGVGPYTGTLLEVQDQVAGIRFRPIVDLSANQQVTFRLRLVDVHSPPASPLTGDPIESPNLTLTIVGVNDPPEIAVPGGVVLRTTDDVTGPRLTPFREVNISDRDGDTLTVSLSVEGRTPGVFYLSIDGDPEISGSVLTFSGSPATVSRLIKAVTFQAQPRPDRLVGQQDTIQLVITVNDGGGGLRIDKNTTVVVTAVNGAPRIEGLPLLAAQPLRLDPATDTDPVRPFDSPPSSIVTVLDDDGAAIRVTVRIDDPAKGHFENLGGFVEQSSPAGSYLFVGMPDEATDALRGLEFVVSETHLFPPNEPGRTTFTIEAQDAVLNKTTRVLSIVLAEEPRNWLVTTEEDGWDEGSLRWVLDQIETRKVGSAVVTFALPEYPAVLRLSEGTLELRRNVTLKGPGADLLAISGDIEGDGEPDVQLFRIEASVVMEGLQLTHGAATSGSAVSGGAIYVGPTGSLTLRACAITDSVATQWGGGVDVDGGRLRMEDCLVRGNRTDSVLGLGGGGISLFTDQECVIQNTTFSGNLQGAATGIGGGGLYVENVTPATPLTVWVTHATFAGNDDLSGRGGTSIHANVFGTQVTVRNSVFADARARNLEVQGTATLVSDGGNVSDDQTRTVLTQDGQPKAVVLLNRTSDRTDRTGILVLPLNEQMRPVAGYDLAVGSPAIGRAVSPFLPTDQRGAFRDNAPDAGAVERGAIRRVVLNEIDYDPIAPAPQFLEFFIPRDSVRVDLSGYGVRVDGVLRFTFPASTRVNPGHGIVVADTAFAAAGFPAATPVLPLPTGESLELGRSSEIELVQPGGRVILRVGYVAHFVDPYDPLDDSKFDNTAITLAPQSRGFAHIPHGIVNPSALGGARDLSDPLLDPQADPNSPGAAILTPFGSPNAEPLAVGDVFVVDEDRAVTLDVLANDIEDDGTDRAVIVHVSTGPSGLTGDSATAFSARGALVTLDPDAAPLRGAQLIYDPQTSASLRALPVGAEATDTFHYTILDIGSADVEGYEGVIGDAPTTVRTPSHRLVNGDVILLSGSSLAPYNGVHSVTVVDDDTFEIPVPFAGVPIELGHWETALQRSPTTRSEARVTVTVLGANDFPMAVADRIPSSEATEETVLRIMAGPFLTGVATVFDTDSLYPVAPVRSSVTLLGGNGTPDLDPDTDDDHTTLRVVGIVGAVQSIDGYASGEEGGSVEVTSIDHGLDEGTVILISGYQGYSGYNGFHAVTVLDADRFSIGVPYVDDAAGKGHWAVLDDANRLRATSARGAEVHLEIRVDRLETSVVYNPRTSAELDALAVGEILEDTFFYAVSDRHGAVSLGLVTVEVSGVNDPPQPVADPASLAQLDSLTGPGATLADTVAGLTIAFHLPPDSGLAGRADAHVYPEDDPDTRFLLLDLFSTDEETALTIAAADLLENDSDIDTSDTLRIRSVAAVSWHGATVTLAPGGASLIYNPAGSSRLQALSRGEPLLDTFHIVVTDDQVGGDVESLVAVLVIGVNDTPVAVDDAITTDEDTAIAINPIQFPPEDPGQHDSDVDQDGSAPDDILRLVPEVRTTPAGALLTIGTDTFTYDPTVSAFLNGLAVGQIHVENVPYTVMDGSFLFANDDRFQVAADGAGYALEVLANDRNLTGVGQSVVEYAGIAGQAPVRVTSPGHGLASGMVVGVEGYGGDGLYNRSHTVQVLDADTFTIPVNYEDNHAVKGHWTRLRVTAVTAGSQGGTLAIGAGGGSVVYSPEVNFVGDEVFAYTLEDGMGNMDVAVVSVRVVVRELNGALGANADRFSVARGQSAILDVLANDPVLPVPAQALTVTRVVSQPTLHPGGLTPRDAVEVVDNRLRYVQTWGGPPSDYPYEVAFRYEISGGGTARATAEVRVRVIDRHDTLVVRPDAFGVLPGSVNNLLEVLENDSILPGTGDILTVAEIVDPPLHGTAEVQADGGAILYTPAAGFVGEDDFTYRAVDNLGGTGLGTVVVTVGQLVTSSDFFTVPFNDPARADDNDPVELDVLQNDTVLGAAPVVLTLTGVAPISTSLGTMSLRGDGQRLIFTVNEDVEGEQEFLYTLQDQSSPPRTAQGRVTVVVARQSVRANPDFFAVAAGSTENRLEVLGNDVAIPDRGRALTLVSVGTGLEGPDRGGTVLLAEDRKSLIYTPASGFVGQETFLYTMTDSRGTDTTKVVVNVGTGHLSAQPDAFTVFFQTPAPREFVLRVLANDRVLPDGGQALTITGVGIDDANGSNAPTENGEVRIAPDGTALIYVARNSAGPFPYLERFTYEISDGTERRAEAVVWVEVRERTGALALETHPDAFSVEADSTSNRLPVLANDGVKPASAAGWSVEIVSAPAHHGLVVVDQGTVLYSPAPGFIGTDIFTYAVSDGVGGTGSATVQVRVGDLPMRSDAFAALSGSAGNVLAVLANDGIRPLGAQRLRVDSAGPADRGGTVTAREDAVLYQPDPGYSGTYPYVERFSYVVLDDSGLPHTNVASVEVHQAGTDRDVGTVVVTVLGVNDPPTLENAGPDTLSITDKQTVTPFAGVTIGEVDDQGNEPIEVRVVLDDPAGGRLTHLGGFAETVYGNGAYAFQGTAAAATAAIRGLVFEPTENYVTVPATWTFTFDILVTDPHVTLPTAGSVQVQVQAINDPPVISGTLTGQPVYYRGRIKPFASVTITELDDLTLQPLGVTLSFDATRGALVNLNGFTAQGSGVFGFAGTAAQATAALRGVVFEPDTANRLVVDLVPPPGSEETFFTLTVEDGYAAPVVDANTSVIAVHSLIREALPTGTSSTAAYGFAVGASRHHAAIGAPEESGPGSNAGAVYVRSRNSGGAGQWGQAARLVPTDPLSGAQFGRSVAMDRETVVAGAPGARAGTITSGAVYVFEPSAPGANDWQAQAVKLVPSDPVNTDTFGFAVAISGDIIAVGAPQQDQFGNNAGAVYLFRRTAFRTWSQAAKIIGTGSAAGDRFGHSVSISGDYVVAGAPENDVNGSNAGAAYVFRRTGLTSWIQEKRLLPLTPAGGNGGASADQFGFAVAIDDDHAVVGAPLNDEGGNNRGGAYLYRRDLGGTGNWGQVRKLLGPDALNNDEFGRSVSISENVALIGMPFAGQSNQSRWGVAFSFGRDKDGPGAWGVLEKIIAPDNTNNDEFSYAVALSCGTAVIGARRDNSFANSAGSAYIYDLRQNKPPYVATPLADQVAVVGQLFSFVIPAATFGDADVDDELAFSVAPLPGWLTFNPATRTLSGTPPGPALGLLVLNVTATDWCGDSAVTPLTIEVFLTPPPMLPPPGAPLSYEEWIARLLIARILSDPALEDTVWGRLANPDGDPFTNFEEYAFGTRLFAETAQDGPGLTIALAPDGRVAIGFRRRSNDGSLTFTLEFSTDLDLWIDAASLPKEEIVVAIGHHLEWVTCLLPSEVLSQNLFFRVRIDSL; this comes from the coding sequence GGTCCCCCGGGGCCGCCGCGGGATTCCTGGATGGGTTGGTGTTCACCCCCGTTCAGAACCGCATTCCCATCGGCAGCACCGAGGCGACGGTCTTCACGGTGCAGGCGGTGGATACCGGGAGCCTCACGGGTTCGGGCACCGTGACGCTGACGGTGTCGCCGGTGAACGATTCGCCGACGATCCTGTTCGGCAGTCCGGGGCCGGCGGGGATCTTCGACAACCAGATCTCGCAGCCCTTTGCCAACGTCACCGTGAACGACGTGGATGCCGGGGACGCCCTGACCGCCACGATCACGTATCCCAGCGCGCATGGCATCCTCCAGGTGGGCGCTGGAAGCCCGGCCCTCACGCTTGGAGGCTCGGCCGGGAATTACACGGTCTCGTCGGCATCGGTGGCCGACATGCAGAATTTCCTTCGGCGCCTGGAATATGTGCCGACCGAGAACCGGTTGCCGGTGGCGCCTCCGGCCTTCACCACCGAGTCCACCGTGTTCTCCGTGACGGTGCGTGACATCGCCCTGGCCAGTGCCTCGGCCAGCGAGGACGTCGAGGTCGAGTCCTTCAACGATGCGCCCACGATCGGCGGCGCCCTGACCAGCCCCGTGCCGGACAACGCCCCGGCGCTGGTCTTTCAAGGCCTGACCATCCGGGATCCGGATTGGGTCCGTGTGGGGGCGACGCTGGTTCCGCAACCTGTGGACGTGGTGGTGACCTTTGGGGAGAACGTGGGGGCCGGAGCATTTCCCGACGCGGACGAGGAGGGTGTCTTCGAGGCGTCGGGTCCCGCAGTGGCCTCGCCTCCGAGCACGACCAGTGTCGAGGCGCAGGTTCGGACGCTGCTCTTCGAGCCCACGGCCAACCGGCAGCCGGTCGGGGCGACCGAGAGCGTGTCGTTGGGCGTGCAGGCCACCGACAGCCTGGGCGCGTCGGGTTCGAGCACGCTGAGCTTCGAGGTGCTGTCCATCAACGATCCACCCACCCTGGAGGTGACGCTCAACCCGCTCAGCGTCCGCGACACCGAGACCCTCCAGCCGCTGACGGTGCGGATCTCCGATCCGGACATTGGCGAAACCTTCAGCGTGGAGATCGTTCCGATCAGCGATCCGACCTTCCAGTATGCGGTGTTCGAGCCCTCCGGCGTCGGCCCCTACACCGGGACGCTGCTGGAGGTGCAGGATCAGGTGGCGGGCATCCGGTTCCGGCCCATCGTGGACCTCTCCGCCAACCAGCAGGTCACCTTCCGACTTCGCCTGGTGGACGTGCACAGTCCGCCCGCCAGTCCCCTCACGGGCGATCCGATCGAGAGTCCGAATCTGACCCTGACGATCGTGGGTGTGAACGATCCGCCCGAGATTGCGGTGCCCGGCGGCGTGGTGTTGCGGACCACCGATGATGTGACCGGCCCGCGGCTCACGCCCTTCCGGGAGGTCAACATCAGCGACCGCGACGGCGACACGCTGACGGTGTCCCTGTCGGTCGAGGGCCGGACGCCGGGCGTCTTTTACCTCTCGATCGATGGCGATCCGGAGATCAGCGGGTCGGTGCTGACCTTCAGCGGCAGTCCGGCCACGGTTTCGAGGCTGATCAAGGCCGTGACGTTTCAGGCGCAGCCGCGCCCGGATCGGCTGGTCGGGCAGCAGGACACGATCCAGTTGGTCATCACGGTCAATGACGGGGGTGGCGGACTGCGCATCGACAAGAACACCACCGTTGTGGTCACCGCGGTCAATGGCGCGCCGCGGATCGAGGGACTGCCTCTGCTGGCGGCGCAGCCGCTGCGTCTTGACCCGGCCACCGACACGGACCCGGTGCGGCCGTTCGACAGCCCGCCGTCCTCGATCGTCACGGTTCTCGACGATGACGGCGCGGCGATCCGGGTCACGGTCCGGATCGACGATCCGGCCAAGGGCCATTTCGAGAACCTGGGCGGGTTCGTCGAGCAATCCTCGCCCGCCGGCTCCTATCTCTTCGTCGGCATGCCGGACGAAGCGACCGACGCGTTGCGCGGATTGGAGTTTGTGGTGAGCGAGACCCATCTCTTTCCTCCCAACGAACCGGGGCGGACCACCTTCACGATCGAGGCCCAGGACGCGGTGCTGAACAAGACCACCCGGGTGCTTTCCATTGTGCTGGCCGAGGAGCCGCGCAACTGGCTGGTAACGACGGAGGAGGACGGCTGGGACGAAGGATCGCTCCGCTGGGTGCTGGATCAGATCGAAACGCGCAAGGTCGGCAGCGCGGTGGTGACCTTCGCCCTGCCCGAGTATCCGGCAGTCCTGCGTCTCAGCGAAGGCACGCTCGAACTTCGAAGAAACGTCACGTTGAAGGGACCCGGCGCCGACCTGCTGGCGATCAGCGGGGACATCGAGGGCGACGGCGAACCGGATGTGCAGCTCTTCCGGATCGAAGCCTCGGTCGTCATGGAAGGTCTTCAGCTCACCCATGGCGCGGCCACCAGCGGCAGTGCGGTCAGTGGCGGAGCGATCTATGTCGGACCCACCGGCAGCCTGACCCTTCGCGCGTGTGCCATCACGGATTCCGTGGCGACGCAATGGGGTGGCGGTGTTGATGTCGATGGCGGCCGGCTGCGGATGGAGGATTGCCTCGTGCGCGGCAACCGGACCGATTCGGTGCTGGGCCTGGGCGGCGGCGGGATCTCGCTGTTCACCGACCAGGAGTGCGTGATCCAGAACACCACCTTCTCCGGGAACCTCCAAGGTGCGGCCACCGGCATCGGGGGCGGGGGCTTGTACGTGGAGAACGTGACTCCGGCGACCCCCCTGACGGTGTGGGTGACCCACGCCACCTTCGCCGGGAATGACGACTTGTCCGGGCGCGGCGGCACTTCGATCCACGCGAATGTCTTCGGAACCCAGGTCACGGTGCGCAACTCGGTCTTCGCCGACGCGCGCGCGCGGAATCTCGAGGTGCAAGGCACGGCGACCCTTGTGTCCGACGGCGGCAACGTTTCGGACGACCAGACCCGGACGGTGCTGACCCAGGATGGCCAGCCCAAGGCGGTTGTCCTGTTGAACCGGACCTCGGACCGGACGGATCGAACCGGGATTCTGGTGCTGCCGTTGAACGAGCAGATGCGTCCCGTGGCCGGCTATGACCTCGCGGTTGGAAGCCCGGCCATCGGACGGGCGGTGTCACCCTTCCTTCCGACGGACCAGCGCGGAGCCTTCCGTGACAACGCGCCCGATGCCGGCGCCGTGGAGCGGGGCGCGATCCGGCGGGTGGTGCTCAACGAGATCGACTACGATCCGATCGCCCCGGCCCCGCAGTTCCTGGAGTTCTTCATCCCCCGGGATTCGGTGCGGGTGGACCTGTCGGGGTACGGTGTGCGGGTCGATGGCGTCCTGCGGTTCACCTTCCCGGCCAGTACCCGGGTGAACCCGGGGCATGGGATCGTGGTCGCCGACACGGCCTTTGCGGCGGCGGGATTTCCGGCGGCGACGCCGGTCCTGCCCCTGCCGACGGGCGAATCCCTCGAGTTGGGCCGGAGCAGCGAGATCGAGTTGGTGCAACCGGGCGGCCGGGTGATTCTGCGGGTGGGGTACGTCGCGCACTTCGTCGATCCGTATGATCCCCTGGACGACTCGAAGTTCGACAACACGGCCATCACGCTGGCCCCGCAATCCCGCGGCTTCGCCCACATTCCCCATGGCATCGTGAATCCCTCGGCGCTGGGCGGCGCGCGCGATCTGTCCGATCCGCTGCTCGATCCCCAGGCCGATCCGAATTCGCCCGGCGCCGCCATCCTGACGCCCTTCGGCAGTCCCAACGCCGAACCGCTGGCGGTCGGCGACGTGTTTGTGGTGGATGAGGACCGGGCGGTGACGCTCGACGTGCTGGCCAATGACATCGAGGACGACGGCACGGACCGGGCGGTGATTGTCCATGTGAGCACCGGTCCCTCTGGGCTGACCGGAGACTCGGCGACCGCGTTCTCGGCCCGGGGCGCGTTGGTGACCCTCGATCCGGATGCCGCGCCCCTGCGCGGCGCGCAGCTGATCTACGATCCCCAGACCAGCGCCAGCCTGAGGGCGCTCCCGGTCGGCGCGGAGGCCACGGATACCTTCCATTACACCATCCTCGACATCGGGTCCGCCGACGTGGAGGGCTACGAAGGCGTGATCGGGGATGCCCCCACAACGGTAAGGACGCCATCGCATCGGCTGGTGAACGGCGACGTCATCCTTCTCTCCGGTTCCAGCCTCGCTCCATACAACGGCGTGCACAGCGTCACGGTGGTGGATGACGACACCTTCGAGATTCCGGTCCCGTTTGCGGGGGTGCCGATCGAGTTGGGGCATTGGGAGACCGCACTGCAGCGATCGCCCACCACGCGTTCCGAGGCGCGTGTCACGGTCACTGTGCTCGGGGCCAACGACTTTCCGATGGCCGTCGCGGATCGGATCCCTTCGAGCGAGGCCACGGAGGAAACGGTGCTGCGGATCATGGCCGGGCCGTTCCTGACCGGTGTGGCCACCGTGTTCGACACCGACAGCCTGTATCCGGTGGCGCCGGTGCGGTCGAGCGTCACGCTGCTGGGCGGGAACGGCACTCCGGACCTGGATCCCGACACGGACGACGACCACACAACGCTTCGTGTGGTGGGGATTGTGGGTGCGGTTCAGTCCATCGACGGCTACGCCAGTGGCGAAGAGGGCGGGTCGGTGGAGGTCACCTCGATCGATCACGGTCTGGATGAGGGCACGGTGATTCTGATCTCGGGGTATCAGGGATACTCGGGATACAACGGGTTCCATGCGGTCACCGTGCTGGACGCCGATCGTTTCAGCATTGGCGTGCCGTATGTGGATGACGCGGCCGGCAAGGGACATTGGGCCGTGCTCGACGATGCGAACCGCCTGAGGGCGACCAGCGCCCGGGGCGCGGAGGTGCACCTGGAGATTCGGGTGGACCGCCTGGAAACCAGCGTCGTTTACAACCCGCGCACCTCGGCTGAACTCGACGCCCTGGCCGTGGGCGAGATCCTGGAAGACACCTTCTTCTACGCCGTCTCGGATCGTCACGGTGCGGTGAGCCTGGGCCTGGTGACGGTCGAGGTGTCCGGGGTCAACGATCCGCCCCAACCCGTCGCCGATCCGGCCTCGCTGGCTCAACTGGACTCCCTGACCGGCCCCGGCGCGACCCTTGCGGACACCGTCGCCGGTCTCACCATCGCGTTTCACCTGCCCCCGGATTCCGGGCTGGCCGGACGCGCCGATGCCCATGTGTATCCTGAGGACGACCCGGACACGCGGTTCCTGCTTCTGGACTTGTTCAGCACGGACGAAGAGACGGCCCTGACCATCGCCGCGGCGGATCTGCTGGAGAACGACAGCGACATCGACACCAGCGACACGCTCCGGATCCGGTCCGTGGCTGCCGTGAGCTGGCATGGTGCCACGGTCACGCTGGCGCCTGGCGGGGCCTCGTTGATCTACAACCCGGCGGGATCGAGCCGCCTGCAGGCACTCTCCCGGGGGGAACCGTTGCTCGACACCTTCCACATCGTGGTCACCGACGACCAGGTCGGGGGCGATGTCGAATCGCTGGTGGCGGTCCTGGTCATCGGCGTGAACGACACGCCGGTGGCGGTGGACGATGCGATCACCACCGACGAAGACACCGCGATTGCGATCAACCCGATCCAGTTTCCGCCCGAAGACCCCGGCCAGCACGATTCCGACGTGGATCAGGACGGATCGGCTCCCGACGATATCCTGCGCCTGGTGCCGGAGGTTCGCACCACCCCGGCGGGGGCGCTGCTCACGATCGGCACCGACACGTTCACTTACGATCCCACCGTGTCGGCGTTCCTGAACGGGCTTGCGGTGGGGCAGATCCATGTTGAGAACGTCCCGTACACCGTGATGGACGGCAGCTTCCTGTTCGCCAACGACGACCGGTTCCAGGTCGCTGCCGACGGGGCCGGGTATGCCCTCGAGGTATTGGCCAACGATCGCAATCTCACCGGGGTGGGACAGTCCGTTGTCGAGTACGCCGGCATCGCCGGGCAGGCGCCGGTTCGTGTCACCTCCCCGGGCCACGGCCTGGCGAGCGGGATGGTGGTGGGGGTGGAGGGCTATGGAGGCGACGGATTGTACAACCGCTCGCACACGGTTCAGGTCCTCGATGCCGACACCTTCACGATCCCGGTGAACTATGAGGACAACCACGCGGTGAAGGGCCATTGGACCCGGCTCCGCGTGACGGCGGTCACGGCGGGCAGCCAGGGGGGCACTCTGGCGATCGGTGCCGGGGGCGGTTCGGTGGTGTATTCGCCCGAGGTCAATTTCGTGGGCGACGAGGTGTTTGCCTACACCCTGGAGGATGGCATGGGGAACATGGACGTGGCCGTGGTGTCGGTCCGTGTGGTGGTGCGCGAACTCAACGGAGCCCTGGGGGCCAACGCCGACCGCTTCAGCGTGGCGCGGGGGCAGAGCGCCATCCTCGATGTGCTGGCCAACGATCCCGTTCTGCCGGTGCCGGCGCAGGCGCTGACCGTGACCCGGGTGGTTTCGCAACCGACGCTCCATCCCGGGGGTCTGACTCCGCGGGATGCGGTCGAGGTGGTGGACAACCGGTTGCGCTATGTCCAGACGTGGGGCGGGCCGCCCTCGGATTATCCGTACGAAGTGGCCTTCCGCTACGAGATCTCGGGGGGTGGCACCGCGCGCGCCACGGCCGAGGTCCGGGTCCGGGTGATCGACCGGCATGACACGCTGGTGGTGCGTCCGGACGCCTTCGGGGTGTTGCCGGGTTCCGTGAACAACCTGCTGGAAGTGCTGGAGAACGACAGCATCCTGCCCGGCACCGGGGACATCCTCACGGTGGCGGAGATCGTGGACCCGCCCTTGCATGGCACGGCGGAGGTTCAGGCGGATGGGGGTGCGATCCTCTACACGCCGGCCGCGGGATTCGTGGGGGAGGACGATTTCACCTATCGCGCCGTGGACAACCTGGGCGGGACCGGTCTGGGCACCGTGGTGGTGACGGTCGGACAACTCGTCACCAGCAGCGATTTCTTCACCGTGCCGTTCAACGACCCGGCCCGCGCCGATGACAACGATCCGGTGGAACTGGACGTCCTGCAAAACGACACGGTCCTGGGTGCGGCACCTGTGGTTCTGACCCTGACCGGGGTCGCTCCGATCTCGACCAGTCTTGGCACCATGAGCCTCCGGGGGGACGGCCAGCGCCTGATCTTCACGGTGAATGAGGATGTCGAGGGCGAGCAGGAGTTCCTCTACACGCTCCAGGACCAGTCCTCGCCTCCTCGCACGGCCCAGGGGCGGGTGACGGTCGTGGTTGCCAGGCAGAGTGTGCGGGCGAACCCGGATTTCTTCGCGGTGGCCGCGGGGAGCACGGAGAACCGGCTCGAGGTGCTGGGCAACGACGTGGCCATCCCGGATCGGGGCCGGGCCCTCACCCTGGTGTCGGTCGGCACGGGTTTGGAGGGGCCGGACCGCGGGGGGACGGTGCTGCTGGCCGAGGATCGGAAGAGCCTGATCTACACCCCGGCCAGCGGATTCGTGGGGCAGGAGACCTTTCTCTACACGATGACCGATTCGCGGGGCACGGACACCACCAAGGTGGTGGTGAATGTCGGAACCGGTCACCTGAGCGCGCAGCCGGACGCCTTCACGGTGTTCTTCCAGACGCCCGCGCCCAGGGAGTTCGTGCTGCGGGTCCTCGCCAACGACCGGGTGCTGCCGGATGGGGGCCAGGCGCTGACCATCACCGGCGTGGGCATCGACGATGCCAACGGCTCGAACGCGCCCACCGAGAACGGGGAGGTCCGCATTGCGCCCGACGGAACGGCGCTGATCTACGTCGCGCGCAACAGTGCCGGGCCCTTCCCTTACCTGGAGCGGTTCACGTATGAGATTTCCGATGGGACCGAACGCCGCGCCGAGGCGGTGGTCTGGGTCGAGGTGCGGGAACGCACCGGTGCCCTGGCGCTCGAAACCCACCCCGACGCCTTCAGCGTCGAGGCCGACAGCACCTCGAACCGCCTGCCGGTGCTGGCCAATGACGGCGTCAAGCCGGCCTCGGCCGCGGGGTGGTCCGTCGAGATCGTGAGTGCGCCCGCCCATCACGGACTCGTGGTGGTGGATCAGGGGACCGTCCTTTATTCGCCGGCGCCGGGGTTCATCGGGACCGACATCTTCACCTACGCGGTCTCGGACGGCGTCGGGGGCACCGGGAGCGCGACGGTCCAGGTGCGCGTGGGGGATCTGCCGATGCGCAGCGACGCGTTCGCCGCGTTGTCGGGGAGCGCGGGCAATGTGCTGGCGGTCCTGGCGAACGATGGGATCCGTCCGCTGGGCGCCCAACGGTTGCGGGTCGATTCAGCCGGACCGGCGGATCGGGGTGGGACGGTGACGGCGCGGGAGGATGCCGTCCTCTATCAGCCCGATCCCGGATATTCCGGGACCTACCCTTACGTCGAGCGGTTCTCGTATGTGGTGCTGGACGATTCGGGACTCCCGCACACGAACGTGGCGAGCGTGGAGGTGCATCAGGCGGGAACCGACCGCGACGTGGGCACGGTCGTGGTGACCGTGCTGGGGGTGAACGATCCGCCCACGCTGGAGAACGCCGGGCCCGACACCTTGAGCATCACCGACAAGCAGACCGTGACGCCCTTCGCCGGGGTGACGATCGGGGAGGTCGATGACCAGGGCAACGAACCGATCGAAGTGCGGGTGGTGCTCGATGACCCGGCGGGCGGACGACTGACCCACCTGGGCGGGTTCGCCGAAACGGTCTATGGCAACGGAGCCTACGCCTTCCAGGGAACGGCCGCGGCGGCGACTGCCGCGATTCGCGGGCTGGTGTTCGAACCGACGGAGAACTACGTGACCGTTCCGGCGACCTGGACCTTCACGTTCGACATCCTGGTGACCGATCCGCACGTGACTCTTCCCACGGCGGGATCCGTGCAGGTGCAGGTGCAGGCCATCAACGATCCGCCGGTGATTTCGGGCACGCTGACCGGACAGCCGGTGTACTACCGCGGCAGGATCAAGCCGTTTGCCAGTGTGACCATCACCGAACTGGATGATCTGACCCTGCAACCGCTCGGGGTGACCCTGAGTTTCGATGCGACCCGCGGTGCGCTGGTGAATCTCAACGGGTTCACGGCCCAGGGGTCCGGGGTGTTTGGGTTTGCGGGAACCGCGGCCCAGGCGACCGCCGCCCTGCGGGGAGTGGTGTTCGAACCCGACACCGCCAACCGGCTGGTGGTGGACCTGGTGCCTCCGCCGGGCTCCGAGGAAACATTCTTCACGCTGACCGTCGAGGACGGGTACGCGGCGCCGGTGGTCGATGCGAACACCTCGGTGATCGCGGTCCACAGCCTGATTCGCGAGGCGTTGCCGACCGGGACCAGTTCCACGGCGGCCTACGGGTTCGCCGTGGGGGCCAGCCGGCATCATGCGGCGATCGGGGCGCCTGAGGAGAGCGGTCCGGGATCCAACGCGGGAGCCGTGTATGTGCGCAGCCGAAACAGCGGCGGGGCCGGGCAGTGGGGCCAGGCGGCGCGGCTCGTTCCGACCGATCCGCTGTCGGGCGCCCAGTTCGGACGCTCCGTGGCCATGGACCGCGAGACGGTTGTGGCCGGGGCGCCGGGCGCGCGTGCGGGCACCATCACTTCCGGGGCGGTGTATGTCTTCGAACCCAGCGCACCCGGTGCCAACGACTGGCAGGCGCAGGCCGTCAAGCTGGTTCCCTCCGATCCTGTGAACACCGACACCTTCGGGTTCGCGGTGGCGATCAGCGGGGACATCATCGCGGTCGGGGCGCCGCAGCAGGATCAGTTCGGCAACAATGCGGGCGCCGTGTATCTCTTCCGCCGCACCGCGTTTCGCACCTGGTCCCAGGCGGCCAAGATCATCGGAACGGGCAGCGCCGCGGGCGACCGTTTCGGTCATTCGGTGTCGATCTCGGGCGACTATGTGGTGGCGGGCGCGCCGGAGAACGACGTGAACGGGAGCAACGCCGGCGCCGCCTACGTGTTCCGCCGGACGGGTCTCACCAGTTGGATCCAGGAGAAGCGGTTGCTGCCGCTCACGCCGGCCGGCGGCAACGGGGGTGCGTCTGCGGATCAATTCGGGTTTGCCGTGGCCATCGACGACGATCATGCGGTCGTAGGGGCGCCTTTGAACGACGAAGGCGGCAACAATCGCGGCGGCGCCTACCTCTACCGACGCGATCTGGGCGGGACCGGAAACTGGGGACAAGTCCGGAAGCTTCTCGGCCCCGACGCATTGAACAACGACGAGTTCGGGCGTTCGGTGTCCATCAGCGAGAACGTGGCCCTCATCGGCATGCCGTTCGCCGGCCAGAGCAACCAGAGCCGGTGGGGTGTGGCGTTTTCCTTCGGACGGGACAAGGACGGCCCCGGGGCCTGGGGTGTCCTGGAGAAGATCATCGCGCCCGACAACACGAACAATGACGAGTTCTCCTATGCGGTGGCCTTGAGCTGCGGCACGGCGGTGATCGGGGCGCGGCGGGACAACTCGTTCGCGAACAGCGCGGGCTCCGCCTACATCTACGATCTTCGGCAGAACAAGCCGCCCTACGTGGCGACGCCGCTGGCCGATCAGGTGGCGGTGGTCGGCCAGTTGTTCAGCTTCGTCATTCCGGCGGCGACGTTTGGCGATGCCGACGTCGATGATGAACTCGCCTTCAGCGTCGCGCCCCTGCCGGGGTGGCTGACATTCAATCCCGCCACGCGCACCCTCAGCGGCACACCGCCCGGCCCGGCATTGGGGCTGCTCGTGCTCAACGTCACCGCCACCGACTGGTGCGGGGATTCGGCGGTCACTCCGTTGACGATCGAAGTGTTCCTGACCCCGCCGCCGATGCTGCCGCCGCCGGGGGCACCGTTGAGCTACGAGGAGTGGATCGCCCGGCTCCTCATTGCGCGCATTCTGTCGGACCCGGCGCTCGAGGACACCGTCTGGGGGCGCCTGGCGAATCCGGACGGGGATCCGTTCACCAACTTCGAGGAGTACGCCTTCGGGACCCGGTTGTTTGCGGAAACCGCGCAGGATGGCCCGGGCCTGACCATTGCCCTGGCGCCTGATGGCCGGGTGGCGATCGGGTTCCGCCGGCGCAGCAATGACGGCAGCCTGACGTTCACCCTCGAATTCTCCACCGACCTCGACCTGTGGATCGACGCCGCCAGTCTGCCGAAGGAGGAGATTGTGGTCGCCATCGGGCATCACCTCGAATGGGTCACCTGCCTCCTGCCCAGCGAGGTGCTGAGCCAGAACCTGTTCTTCCGGGTGCGAATCGACAGCCTGTGA